A window from Mytilus galloprovincialis chromosome 8, xbMytGall1.hap1.1, whole genome shotgun sequence encodes these proteins:
- the LOC143085227 gene encoding uncharacterized protein LOC143085227 isoform X2, with product MKDLFRLFVLKFFIIYCNAICEYPDWIQNKVWNDQKGQLTFSVTTMTGWNYRLYSDIITEWECFLQFKNETFVASRSKDTHTIFGAHYRAYLCQKFDKTAGNVTYYNLMAVDSNSSYEAGLHDGCNPCLNSCDEPGTPLITATPKPDDVKIPMYERAPTRFNNKDVTSENSSNAKLIGGITGTVSFILLVTILMVWLTRRGFCVTNVLETFYEEKHFHTT from the exons CAATTTGTGAGTATCCTGATTGGATACAGAATAAAGTTTGGAATGATCAGAAAGGTCAGTTAACCTTCAGCGTCACCACCATGACGGGATGGAACTATCGTTTATATTCAGACATCATCACAGAATGGGAATGTTTCTTACAGTTCAAAAACGAAACTTTTGTAGCTTCAAG aTCAAAAGATACACATACGATTTTTGGAGCACATTACAGGGCATATCTTTGTCAGAAATTTGATAAGACAGCTGGAAATGTCACATACTACAATCTTATGGCTG tcGATAGTAATTCTAGCTATGAGGCTGGTCTTCATGATGGGTGCAATCCATGTTTGAACAGCTGTGATGAGCCAGGAACGCCATTAATTACAGCAACTCCCAAACCAGACGACGTTAAAATACCAATGTATGAAAGAGCCCCAACTCGTTTTAACAATAAAGATGTTACTTCTGAAAATTCATCGAATGCCAAGCTTATTGGCGGAATAACAGGCACTGTGTCATTTATATTACTGGTCACAATCTTAATGGTATGGCTGACAAGACGTGGCTTCTGTGTAACTAACGTATTAGAGACCTTTTATGAAGAAAAGCACTTTCACACAACTTGA
- the LOC143085227 gene encoding uncharacterized protein LOC143085227 isoform X1 has translation MKDLFRLFVLKFFIIYCNAICEYPDWIQNKVWNDQKGQLTFSVTTMTGWNYRLYSDIITEWECFLQFKNETFVASRSKDTHTIFGAHYRAYLCQKFDKTAGNVTYYNLMADISERGERVHITNEVPDNICDVCSGPGDDGSYLMSVDSNSSYEAGLHDGCNPCLNSCDEPGTPLITATPKPDDVKIPMYERAPTRFNNKDVTSENSSNAKLIGGITGTVSFILLVTILMVWLTRRGFCVTNVLETFYEEKHFHTT, from the exons CAATTTGTGAGTATCCTGATTGGATACAGAATAAAGTTTGGAATGATCAGAAAGGTCAGTTAACCTTCAGCGTCACCACCATGACGGGATGGAACTATCGTTTATATTCAGACATCATCACAGAATGGGAATGTTTCTTACAGTTCAAAAACGAAACTTTTGTAGCTTCAAG aTCAAAAGATACACATACGATTTTTGGAGCACATTACAGGGCATATCTTTGTCAGAAATTTGATAAGACAGCTGGAAATGTCACATACTACAATCTTATGGCTG ATATATCTGAGAGGGGAGAAAGAGTCCATATTACAAATGAAGTTCCAGATAATATATGTGACGTCTGTTCAGGCCCAGGTGATGACGGGTCTTATCTCATGtcag tcGATAGTAATTCTAGCTATGAGGCTGGTCTTCATGATGGGTGCAATCCATGTTTGAACAGCTGTGATGAGCCAGGAACGCCATTAATTACAGCAACTCCCAAACCAGACGACGTTAAAATACCAATGTATGAAAGAGCCCCAACTCGTTTTAACAATAAAGATGTTACTTCTGAAAATTCATCGAATGCCAAGCTTATTGGCGGAATAACAGGCACTGTGTCATTTATATTACTGGTCACAATCTTAATGGTATGGCTGACAAGACGTGGCTTCTGTGTAACTAACGTATTAGAGACCTTTTATGAAGAAAAGCACTTTCACACAACTTGA